The Camelina sativa cultivar DH55 chromosome 14, Cs, whole genome shotgun sequence genome includes a window with the following:
- the LOC104738984 gene encoding probable indole-3-pyruvate monooxygenase YUCCA3: MYGNNNKKSINISSMFQNFIPEGDIFSRRCIWVNGPVIVGAGPSGLAVAAGLKREGVPFIILERANCIASLWQNRTYDRLKLHLPKQFCQLPNYPFPDEFPEYPTKFQFIQYLEAYAANFDINPKFNETVQSAKYDETFGLWRVKTISKMGQLGSCEFEYICRWIVVATGENAEKVVPDFEGLENFGGDVLHAGDYKSGGRYQGKKVLVVGCGNSGMEVSLDLYNHGANPSMVVRSSVHVLPREIFGKSTFELGVTMMKYMPVWLADKTLLLLARIILGNTDNYGLKRPKIGPLELKNKEGKTPVLDVGALPKIRSGKIKIVPGIIKFGRGKVELIDGRVLEIDSVILATGYRSNVPSWLKDNDFFSDDGIPKNPFPNGWKGEAGLYAVGFTRKGLFGASLDAMSVAHDIANRWKEESKQQKKTAAARHRRCISHF, from the exons ATGTATGGAAATAATAACAAGAAGTCTATCAACATCTCGAGTATGTTCCAAAACTTCATCCCCGAAGGCGACATATTCTCCCGGCGTTGCATCTGGGTCAACGGTCCGGTCATCGTAGGAGCTGGCCCGTCAGGTCTAGCCGTCGCTGCGGGTTTGAAACGTGAAGGAGTACCGTTCATCATCCTCGAGCGAGCTAACTGCATTGCATCTTTATGGCAAAACAGAACCTACGATCGTCTTAAACTCCATCTCCCTAAACAGTTCTGCCAGTTACCAAACTATCCTTTCCCGGATGAGTTCCCGGAGTACCCTACCAAGTTTCAGTTTATTCAGTACCTTGAGGCCTACGCAGCCAACTTCGATATCAACCCTAAGTTTAACGAAACGGTCCAGTCCGCCAAATACGACGAGACGTTCGGGCTGTGGCGGGTTAAAACCATATCGAAGATGGGGCAGCTCGGTTCTTGCGAGTTTGAGTATATCTGCAGGTGGATAGTGGTGGCTACGGGAGAGAATGCTGAGAAAGTTGTGCCGGATTTCGAAGGTCTAGAAAACTTTGGCGGCGATGTTCTCCATGCTGGTGACTATAAATCCGGTGGAAGGTACCAAGGGAAAAAGGTTTTGGTCGTGGGATGTGGAAACTCCGGTATGGAAGTCTCTCTCGATCTCTACAACCACGGAGCAAACCCGTCGATGGTCGTTCGTAGCTCT GTTCATGTGTTACCAAGAGAGATATTTGGGAAATCAACGTTTGAGTTGGGAGTGACGATGATGAAGTACATGCCGGTTTGGCTCGCGGACAAGACCTTACTCCTTCTAGCGAGGATAATTTTGGGGAACACCGATAATTACGGTCTAAAAAGGCCAAAAATTGGACCGTTAGAGCTAAAGAACAAGGAAGGGAAAACTCCGGTTCTTGACGTCGGAGCATTGCCTAAAATAAGATCGGGAAAGATCAAAATCGTCCCCGGGATCATAAAGTTCGGAAGAGGAAAAGTTGAGCTAATAGATGGCCGTGTTCTTGAGATTGATTCCGTCATTCTAGCTACTGGATACAGAAGCAACGTTCCTTCATGGCTTAag GACAATGACTTCTTCTCGGATGATGGGATACCAAAAAACCCGTTTCCAAACGGATGGAAAGGAGAGGCAGGATTGTATGCGGTAGGGTTCACGAGAAAAGGATTGTTTGGTGCATCGTTGGATGCGATGAGTGTGGCTCATGACATTGCTAACAGGTGGAAAGAAGAATCTAAGCAACAGAAGAAAACTGCTGCTGCTCGTCATCGTCGATGTATCTCACATTTCTAA
- the LOC104738985 gene encoding 7-hydroxymethyl chlorophyll a reductase, chloroplastic-like, translated as MITVTSKLSLLPPCFSVVNSSSPRSKDMNSEPKNKVKLRQDWREKSRPIPPGGTYPAKDHCSQCGLCDTYYIAHVKDACAFLGDGMSRIESLEPVVHGRGRNADSLADTYFGVHQEQLYARKLKPVEGAQWTGIVTTIAIEMLKSNMVEAVVCVQSDPEDRLSPRPVLARTPEEVLAARGVKPTLSPNLNTLELIETSGVKRLLFCGVGCQVQALRSVEKHLNLEKLYVLGTNCVDNGTRDGLDKFLKAASKEPETVLHYEFMQDYKVQLKHLDGHIEEVPYFCLPANDLVDVIAPSCYSCFDYTNALADLVIGYMGVPKYSGLNMTDHPQYITVRNERGKEMLSLVENLLEITPTISSGDRRPFVTETVKADDDAKFGQGPAQPAPLFVGXLLWACFLQVGPKGLEFARYSLDYHTIRNYLYVNRKWGKQRANSHMPSYAKKIVEMYNKNGQIDQMLSKK; from the exons ATGATTACTGTCACCTCCAAGCTCTCTCTCCTTCCTCCATGCTTCTCTGTCGTTAACTCTTCCTCTCCGCGTTCGAAAG ATATGAATTCAGagccaaaaaataaagttaaactaAGACAAGACTGGAGGGAAAAGTCCAGACCTATCCCACCCGGAGGAACCTATCCAGCTAAAGACCATTGCAG TCAATGTGGGTTATGCGACACCTACTACATTGCCCATGTGAAGGATGCATGTGCATTTCTTGGAGATGGAATGTCAAGGATTGAG AGCTTGGAACCTGTTGTGCATGGTAGAGGAAGGAATGCAGATTCCTTAGCAGATACATATTTTGGGGTGCATCAAGAGCAGCTCTATGCTCGTAAGTTGAAGCCTGTTGAAG GAGCACAGTGGACTGGAATCGTCACAACCATAGCCATTGAGATGTTAAAATCTAACATGGTAGAAGCTGTTGTCTGTGTGCAGAG TGATCCTGAAGACAGATTATCTCCAAGACCAGTACTAGCCAG GACACCTGAAGAAGTTTTGGCTGCAAGAGGTGTCAAACCAACTCTGTCTCCTAATCTGAATACGCTTGAATTAATTGAG ACTTCCGGAGTGAAACGTCTTCTTTTCTGTGGTGTGGGTTGCCAAGTGCAAG CATTGAGATCAGTGGAGAAGCATCTGAATCTGGAAAAGTTGTATGTTCTAGGCACCAATTGTG TGGACAATGGAACACGAGATGGACTAGACAAGTTTCTGAAAGCGGCTAGTAAGGAGCCAGAGACTGTTCTCCATTATGAATTTATGCAAGATTACAAG GTCCAACTCAAACACTTGGACGGACACATTGAAGAG GTTCCCTATTTCTGTCTACCAGCAAACGATTTAGTAGACGTCATAGCTCCATCATGTTATAG CTGCTTTGATTACACAAATGCATTAGCG gatttggttatcggttacaTGGGTGTTCCAAAGTATTCAGGTCTGAACATGACTGACCATCCACAGTATATTACAGTGAG GAATGAACGTGGGAAAGAAATGCTCAGCTTGGTAGAAAACCTTTTGGAGATCACTCCAACAATCAGCAGC GGTGATCGACGACCTTTTGTGACAGAAACCGTTAAGGCAGATGATGATGCTAAGTTTG GTCAAGGTCCTGCTCAGCCAGCGCCACTATTTGTTGGGAANTTGCTTTGGG CATGCTTTCTTCAGGTTGGTCCTAAGGGTCTAGAATTTGCTCGGTACTCGTTGGATTACCATACCATCAGAAACTATTTGTATGTAAACCGAAAATGGGGGaaacaaag AGCCAACAGCCACATGCCATCATATGCGAAAAAGATAGTGGAAATGTACAACAAAAACGGCCAAATAGATCAAATGCTCTCCAAGAAATGA
- the LOC104738986 gene encoding NADH dehydrogenase [ubiquinone] 1 alpha subcomplex subunit 13-A — MTEAMIRNKPGMASVKDMPLLQDGPPPGGFAPVRYARRISNTGPSAMAMFLAVSGAFAWGMYQVGQGNKIRRALKEEKYAARRTILPILQAEEDERFVSEWKKYLEYEADVMKDVPGWKVGENVYNSGRWMPPATGELRPDVW; from the exons ATGACGGAGGCGATGATAAGGAATAAGCCAGGGATGGCGAGTGTGAAGGATATGCCGCTGCTTCAGGATGGTCCGCCACCGGGTGGGTTTGCACCGGTACGATATGCTCGCCGGATATCCAATACGGGTCCTAGTGCTATGGCCATGTTCCTTGCTGTTTCTGGTGCTTTTGCTTGGGGAATGTACCAGGTCGGCCAAGGAAACAAAATCCGCAG GGCGTTGAAGGAAGAGAAATATGCTGCTCGTAGGACAATACTTCCCATTCTtcaagcagaagaagatgaaag GTTTGTGTCTGAGTGGAAAAAGTATTTGGAATACGAAGCTGATGTAATGAAGGATGTTCCGGGATGGAAAGTTGGTGAGAATGTGTACAATTCTGGTCGTTGGATGCCACCGGCTACTGGGGAACTCCGTCCTGATGTCTGGTGA
- the LOC104743143 gene encoding probable ribonuclease P/MRP protein subunit POP5, with the protein MVGFKNRYMLMEVFMDPDKDLLGEGTPIILTQFNLSKAIKDSILVNFGECGLGSSMGSFQVKYVNPITKLCIVRSSREDHRQVWSAITLXKLP; encoded by the coding sequence ATGGTGGGATTTAAGAACAGATACATGTTGATGGAGGTATTTATGGATCCAGACAAGGATCTTCTCGGGGAAGGAACACCGATTATTCTTACACAGTTCAATCTCTCCAAAGCAATCAAAGACAGCATCCTCGTCAATTTCGGCGAGTGTGGTCTAGGTTCGTCTATGGGATCCTTCCAGGTGAAATACGTGAATCCAATCACAAAGCTATGCATTGTTAGATCATCAAGGGAGGATCACAGACAAGTTTGGTCGGCAATCACGTTGGNGAAACTACCA
- the LOC109128624 gene encoding probable ribonuclease P/MRP protein subunit POP5, translating into MVGFKNRYMLMEVFMDPDKDLLGEGTPIILTQFNLSKAIKDSILVNFGECGLGSSMGSFQVKYVNPITKLCIVRSSREDHRQVWSAITLVKSIGNCPVVLNLLDISGCIRACRDTALKCDKEKFDQSSKSLSEEETRQMNSCLDK; encoded by the coding sequence ATGGTGGGATTTAAGAACAGATACATGTTGATGGAGGTATTTATGGATCCAGACAAGGATCTTCTCGGGGAAGGAACACCGATTATTCTTACACAGTTCAATCTCTCCAAAGCAATCAAAGACAGCATCCTCGTCAATTTCGGCGAGTGTGGTCTAGGTTCGTCTATGGGATCCTTCCAGGTGAAATACGTGAATCCAATCACAAAGCTATGCATTGTTAGATCATCAAGGGAGGATCACAGACAAGTTTGGTCGGCAATCACGTTGGTCAAAAGCATAGGAAACTGTCCGGTGGTCTTGAACTTGCTCGATATCAGCGGATGCATCAGAGCTTGTAGAGATACGGCCTTGAAGTGCGACAAGGAGAAGTTTGATCAGTCTAGTAAAAGCTTGTCTGAAGAGGAGACTCGGCAGATGAACAGTTGTCTCGACAAG